DNA sequence from the Rhodothermales bacterium genome:
TGGTCGATCACGAAAAACGTGTCGTGGTCATCGCGCCAGAGCGCCGGGTGTTCCGTGTAGAGCCGGTTGAGCGCTTTTACCCACGCTTGCATGCCGGCGTGCAACGGATACTGAAGCAAATCCCACTGCACCGACGCATTGTGATTCCACTCGTCGGCCTGCCCGATTTCCGCACCCATGAACAGCAGCTTCTTGCCCGGATGCATGAACATGTGGCCGTACAGCAGCCTCAAATTGGCCGCACGCTGCCAGAGATCGCCGGGCATCTTGTTCCAGAGCGACCCCTTGCCGTGCACCACCTCATCGTGGGACAGCGGGAGCATGTAGTGCTCCGAAAAGGCGTAGACAAAGGAGAACGTCAGGTCGTTCTGGTGATACTTCCGATGCACGGCCTCACGGCTCATGTATTTCAGGGTGTCGTGCATCCAGCCCATATTCCATTTGTAGAGGAAGCCGAGGCCGTTGTTGAACGTCGGCTGCGACACGCCGGGCCAGGCGGTCGATTCCTCGGCCACCATCATGGCTTCGGGGAAGCGCGCGAAGACCGTCTCGTTCACCCGTTTGAGCAGATCGATGGCCTCCAGATTCTCGCGCCCGCCATACTGGTTCGGCGTCCATTCCGATCGGGAATAGTCGCGATACAGCATGGACGCGACGGCGTCGACGCGTAGGCCGTCGATGTGGTACCGGTCGAGCCAGAAGAGCGCGTTCGAGATCAGGAAGTTGCGGACGCCGGGCTTGTTGTAGTCGAAGACGTACGTGCCCCAGTCGGGGTGCATGCGCATGCGCAGGTCTTCGTATTCGTAGAGCGGGCTGCCGTCGAAGAACACGAGCCCCTGGGGGTCCGTCGCGAAGTGCGCCGGCACCCAGTCCAGCAGCACCCCGATGCCCCGCTGGTGGAGGTAGTCGATCATGTACATCAGGTCGGCCGGCGTGCCGTACCGGTAGGTGGGCGCGAAATACCCGACGAGCTGGTATCCCCACGATCCGTAAAACGGATGCTCCATGAGCGGCAGGAACTCGACGTGCGTGAAGCCCATCTCCAGCACATACTCGGCCAGCGGCGCGGCGATCTCGCGATAGGTCATCGAGTAGCCGTCCGCCCGCTTGCGCCACGAGCCGAGATGGACCTCATAGATCGAAATGGGGTCCCCGAGACCCGACGGCCCCTTGCGATGCTGCATCCACTCCCCGTCTCCCCACGCGTGCACGTTCAGGTCGGCCACGATGGACGCGAGGCCCTGGATGTCGCTGCCCTGCGAGTGGGGCGGCTCCAGTGCGAAGCTGTACGGATCCGCCTTGTCCGCCCAGTAATGCCCGCGCCGGATGTGGTACTTGTAGTGCGCCCCCGCCCCGATGCCGGGAACGAAGGCCGTCCACAACCCTTCCTCGCCCCACGCGAGAGGGTGCGCCCCGGAGTCCCACCCGTTGAAGTCGCCGATGACGGACACCCATTCGGCATGAGGCGCCCAGACACAAAACCACACTCCGCCGTCGACGGCGTGGGCGCCGAGTTTTTCATAGGAGAGGTCGTTTGCGCCGGAGCGCCAGCGATCGAGATCTTCCGTGGAAAGCCAGGACATGGGGTGAGGCGGTTACGGGTTACAGAAGGAACGGTATTGCGCGTTCTCGGCGGAAACGTTGCACGAGGATGCTGGAGCCAAGATACACGTTCATCCGCCAGAAACCTCCACCGGGACGCCGGCAATCGGCATCCAGGCCGCAATAATGCGCCTGACTCGTTGAATCTCTGCGAATCCTGCGGGGTTGGCAGGGAATTCTCTGTGGAATGCGCGATACTGGGTTTTGCCCGATGGCGGGACATGCCCGCAACACAGGGGCGCTGCGACCTATCTTGAGCGTACCCTGACAGCGGCGCGGCCGAGGTCGGGCTGCTATCTCATCCCTTCAGGTTCATACGTATGAACGGCAAGTCAAACGTGATGGAGAAAAGGACGCCGGCCGGCATGCGTCCGTGGCCCGGAAAACCTTACCCGCTCGGGGCGACATGGGACGGCCTCGGGGTGAATTTTGCGCTCTACAGCCAGCACGCCACCCATATCGAGCTGGTGCTGTTCGATGCCCCGGAAGATCGCGCGCCCGCGCGGACGATCGCGATGGCCGAACGCACGGGTCCAATCTGGCATATGTATGTGCCGCAGCTTCGGCCCGGGCAGCTGTATGGATACCGCGTCCACGGGCCGTTTGACCCGGGAGACGGTCATCGCTTCAACGCGAACAAGGTCTTGCTCGACCCCT
Encoded proteins:
- the glgB gene encoding 1,4-alpha-glucan branching protein GlgB, producing the protein MSWLSTEDLDRWRSGANDLSYEKLGAHAVDGGVWFCVWAPHAEWVSVIGDFNGWDSGAHPLAWGEEGLWTAFVPGIGAGAHYKYHIRRGHYWADKADPYSFALEPPHSQGSDIQGLASIVADLNVHAWGDGEWMQHRKGPSGLGDPISIYEVHLGSWRKRADGYSMTYREIAAPLAEYVLEMGFTHVEFLPLMEHPFYGSWGYQLVGYFAPTYRYGTPADLMYMIDYLHQRGIGVLLDWVPAHFATDPQGLVFFDGSPLYEYEDLRMRMHPDWGTYVFDYNKPGVRNFLISNALFWLDRYHIDGLRVDAVASMLYRDYSRSEWTPNQYGGRENLEAIDLLKRVNETVFARFPEAMMVAEESTAWPGVSQPTFNNGLGFLYKWNMGWMHDTLKYMSREAVHRKYHQNDLTFSFVYAFSEHYMLPLSHDEVVHGKGSLWNKMPGDLWQRAANLRLLYGHMFMHPGKKLLFMGAEIGQADEWNHNASVQWDLLQYPLHAGMQAWVKALNRLYTEHPALWRDDHDTFFVIDHSDHEQSVLSYVRQDQDEMLVIVLNATPVPREGYELGVPARGTWVEVLNSDAEEFGGSGKRNAARITAKKATKHGQPASAPLVLPPLGMVVLRQEKKETAKKETAKKETRRAVKS